The following are from one region of the Muntiacus reevesi chromosome 3, mMunRee1.1, whole genome shotgun sequence genome:
- the ZNF513 gene encoding zinc finger protein 513 isoform X2, protein MPRRKQSHPQPVKCEGVKVDTEDSLDEGPGALVLESDLLLGQDLEFEEEEEEEEEEGDRNSDQLMGFERDSEGDSLGARPGLPYGLSDDESGGGRALSAESEVEEPARGPGEARGERPGPACQLCGGPTGEGPCCGAGGPGGGPPLPPRLLYSCRLCAFVSHYSSHLKRHMQTHSGEKPFRCGRCPYASAQLVNLTRHTRTHTGEKPYRCPHCPFACSSLGNLRRHQRTHGGPPTPPCPTCGFRCCAPRPARPPSPTEQEGAVPRRPEDALLLPDLSLHVSPGGASFLPDCGQLRGEGEGLCGTGSEPLPELLFPWTCRNCGQELEEGEGSRLGAATCGRCMRGETGGGASGGPQGPSDKGFACSLCPFATHYPNHLARHMKTHSGEKPFRCARCPYASAHLDNLKRHQRVHTGEKPYKCPLCPYACGNLANLKRHGRIHSGDKPFRCSLCNYSCNQSMNLKRHMLRHTGEKPFRCATCAYTTGHWDNYKRHQKTDQKPPSPSSPAGQGAPH, encoded by the exons ATGCCCCGAAGGAAGCAAAGCCACCCGCAGCCCGTGAAATGCGAGGGGGTCAAAG TGGATACCGAAGACTCCCTCGACGAAGGACCCGGGGCCCTGGTATTGGAGAGTGATTTGCTACTAGGCCAGGATCTGGAGtttgaagaggaggaggaagaggaagaggaggaaggtgaCCGCAACAGCGACCAGCTCATGGGCTTCGAGAGAGACTCTGAAG GAGACTCTCTGGGGGCCAGGCCTGGGCTTCCCTACGGGCTGAGTGACGACGAGTCTGGGGGCGGCCGGGCACTAAGTGCGGAGAGTGAAGTTGAGGAGCCAGCCAGGGGTCCAGGGGAGGCCAGGGGTGAGAGGCCAGGCCCAGCCTGCCAGCTGTGTGGGGGGCCCACAGGTGAGGGGCCGTGTTGTGGGGCAGGAGGACCGGGTGGGGGGCCCCCGCTGCCCCCACGGCTACTGTACTCATGCCGCCTCTGCGCCTTCGTGTCCCACTACTCGAGCCACCTGAAGCggcacatgcagacacacagcgGGGAGAAGCCGTTCCGCTGTGGCCGCTGCCCCTACGCCTCAGCCCAGCTCGTCAACCTGACACGACACACCCGCACCCACACTGGCGAGAAGCCCTACCGCTGTCCCCACTGCCCCTTTGCCTGCAGCAGCCTGGGCAACCTGAGGCGGCATCAGCGCACCCATGGGGGGCCCCCCACTCCTCCCTGCCCGACCTGTGGCTTCCGCTGCTGTGCTCCACGTCCTGCCCGGCCTCCCAGTCCCACAGAGCAGGAGGGGGCAGTGCCTCGGCGACCCGAAG ATGCCCTGCTGCTTCCAGATCTGAGCCTCCATGTGTCACCAGGCGGTGCCAGCTTCCTGCCGGACTGTGGGCAGCTGCGGGGTGAAGGGGAAGGCCTGTGTGGGACTGGGTCAGAACCACTGCCAGAGCTGCTGTTCCCTTGGACCTGCCGGAACTGTGGGCAagagctggaggagggggagggcagtCGGCTGGGAGCAGCCACGTGTGGGCGCTGCATGCGTGGAGAGACTGGAGGTGGTGCCAGTgggggaccccagggccccagtgaCAAAGGCTTCGCCTGCAGCCTCTGCCCCTTTGCCACTCATTATCCCAACCACTTGGCTCGGCACATGAAGACGCACAGCGGTGAGAAGCCCTTCCGCTGTGCCCGTTGTCCCTACGCCTCTGCTCACCTGGACAACCTGAAACGGCACCAGCGCgtccacacaggagagaaaccctaCAAGTGCCCCCTCTGCCCCTATGCCTGTGGTAACCTGGCCAACCTCAAACGTCATGGTCGGATCCACTCTGGGGACAAACCTTTTCGGTGTAGCCTTTGCAACTACAGCTGCAATCAGAGTATGAACCTCAAACGCCACATGCTGCGGCATACAGGCGAGAAGCCCTTCCGCTGTGCCACCTGCGCCTATACCACGGGCCACTGGGACAACTACAAGCGCCACCAAAAG ACGGACCAGAagccaccttctccttcctcccccgcTGGCCAGGGGGCTCCACACTGA
- the ZNF513 gene encoding zinc finger protein 513 isoform X1 — protein MPRRKQSHPQPVKCEGVKVDTEDSLDEGPGALVLESDLLLGQDLEFEEEEEEEEEEGDRNSDQLMGFERDSEGDSLGARPGLPYGLSDDESGGGRALSAESEVEEPARGPGEARGERPGPACQLCGGPTGEGPCCGAGGPGGGPPLPPRLLYSCRLCAFVSHYSSHLKRHMQTHSGEKPFRCGRCPYASAQLVNLTRHTRTHTGEKPYRCPHCPFACSSLGNLRRHQRTHGGPPTPPCPTCGFRCCAPRPARPPSPTEQEGAVPRRPEDALLLPDLSLHVSPGGASFLPDCGQLRGEGEGLCGTGSEPLPELLFPWTCRNCGQELEEGEGSRLGAATCGRCMRGETGGGASGGPQGPSDKGFACSLCPFATHYPNHLARHMKTHSGEKPFRCARCPYASAHLDNLKRHQRVHTGEKPYKCPLCPYACGNLANLKRHGRIHSGDKPFRCSLCNYSCNQSMNLKRHMLRHTGEKPFRCATCAYTTGHWDNYKRHQKVHGHGGAGGPGLSASEGWAPPHSPPPVLSSRGPTALGATSSRALHSDSP, from the exons ATGCCCCGAAGGAAGCAAAGCCACCCGCAGCCCGTGAAATGCGAGGGGGTCAAAG TGGATACCGAAGACTCCCTCGACGAAGGACCCGGGGCCCTGGTATTGGAGAGTGATTTGCTACTAGGCCAGGATCTGGAGtttgaagaggaggaggaagaggaagaggaggaaggtgaCCGCAACAGCGACCAGCTCATGGGCTTCGAGAGAGACTCTGAAG GAGACTCTCTGGGGGCCAGGCCTGGGCTTCCCTACGGGCTGAGTGACGACGAGTCTGGGGGCGGCCGGGCACTAAGTGCGGAGAGTGAAGTTGAGGAGCCAGCCAGGGGTCCAGGGGAGGCCAGGGGTGAGAGGCCAGGCCCAGCCTGCCAGCTGTGTGGGGGGCCCACAGGTGAGGGGCCGTGTTGTGGGGCAGGAGGACCGGGTGGGGGGCCCCCGCTGCCCCCACGGCTACTGTACTCATGCCGCCTCTGCGCCTTCGTGTCCCACTACTCGAGCCACCTGAAGCggcacatgcagacacacagcgGGGAGAAGCCGTTCCGCTGTGGCCGCTGCCCCTACGCCTCAGCCCAGCTCGTCAACCTGACACGACACACCCGCACCCACACTGGCGAGAAGCCCTACCGCTGTCCCCACTGCCCCTTTGCCTGCAGCAGCCTGGGCAACCTGAGGCGGCATCAGCGCACCCATGGGGGGCCCCCCACTCCTCCCTGCCCGACCTGTGGCTTCCGCTGCTGTGCTCCACGTCCTGCCCGGCCTCCCAGTCCCACAGAGCAGGAGGGGGCAGTGCCTCGGCGACCCGAAG ATGCCCTGCTGCTTCCAGATCTGAGCCTCCATGTGTCACCAGGCGGTGCCAGCTTCCTGCCGGACTGTGGGCAGCTGCGGGGTGAAGGGGAAGGCCTGTGTGGGACTGGGTCAGAACCACTGCCAGAGCTGCTGTTCCCTTGGACCTGCCGGAACTGTGGGCAagagctggaggagggggagggcagtCGGCTGGGAGCAGCCACGTGTGGGCGCTGCATGCGTGGAGAGACTGGAGGTGGTGCCAGTgggggaccccagggccccagtgaCAAAGGCTTCGCCTGCAGCCTCTGCCCCTTTGCCACTCATTATCCCAACCACTTGGCTCGGCACATGAAGACGCACAGCGGTGAGAAGCCCTTCCGCTGTGCCCGTTGTCCCTACGCCTCTGCTCACCTGGACAACCTGAAACGGCACCAGCGCgtccacacaggagagaaaccctaCAAGTGCCCCCTCTGCCCCTATGCCTGTGGTAACCTGGCCAACCTCAAACGTCATGGTCGGATCCACTCTGGGGACAAACCTTTTCGGTGTAGCCTTTGCAACTACAGCTGCAATCAGAGTATGAACCTCAAACGCCACATGCTGCGGCATACAGGCGAGAAGCCCTTCCGCTGTGCCACCTGCGCCTATACCACGGGCCACTGGGACAACTACAAGCGCCACCAAAAGGTGCATGGCCATGGGGGGGCGGGAGGGcctggcctctctgcctctgaGGGCTGGGCCCCACCTCACAGTCCTCCCCCTGTTTTGAGCTCTCGGGGCCCAACAGCCCTGGGTGCCACCAGTAGCCGAGCTCTCCATTCAGACTCACCCTGA
- the ZNF513 gene encoding zinc finger protein 513 isoform X3: protein MGFERDSEGDSLGARPGLPYGLSDDESGGGRALSAESEVEEPARGPGEARGERPGPACQLCGGPTGEGPCCGAGGPGGGPPLPPRLLYSCRLCAFVSHYSSHLKRHMQTHSGEKPFRCGRCPYASAQLVNLTRHTRTHTGEKPYRCPHCPFACSSLGNLRRHQRTHGGPPTPPCPTCGFRCCAPRPARPPSPTEQEGAVPRRPEDALLLPDLSLHVSPGGASFLPDCGQLRGEGEGLCGTGSEPLPELLFPWTCRNCGQELEEGEGSRLGAATCGRCMRGETGGGASGGPQGPSDKGFACSLCPFATHYPNHLARHMKTHSGEKPFRCARCPYASAHLDNLKRHQRVHTGEKPYKCPLCPYACGNLANLKRHGRIHSGDKPFRCSLCNYSCNQSMNLKRHMLRHTGEKPFRCATCAYTTGHWDNYKRHQKVHGHGGAGGPGLSASEGWAPPHSPPPVLSSRGPTALGATSSRALHSDSP, encoded by the exons ATGGGCTTCGAGAGAGACTCTGAAG GAGACTCTCTGGGGGCCAGGCCTGGGCTTCCCTACGGGCTGAGTGACGACGAGTCTGGGGGCGGCCGGGCACTAAGTGCGGAGAGTGAAGTTGAGGAGCCAGCCAGGGGTCCAGGGGAGGCCAGGGGTGAGAGGCCAGGCCCAGCCTGCCAGCTGTGTGGGGGGCCCACAGGTGAGGGGCCGTGTTGTGGGGCAGGAGGACCGGGTGGGGGGCCCCCGCTGCCCCCACGGCTACTGTACTCATGCCGCCTCTGCGCCTTCGTGTCCCACTACTCGAGCCACCTGAAGCggcacatgcagacacacagcgGGGAGAAGCCGTTCCGCTGTGGCCGCTGCCCCTACGCCTCAGCCCAGCTCGTCAACCTGACACGACACACCCGCACCCACACTGGCGAGAAGCCCTACCGCTGTCCCCACTGCCCCTTTGCCTGCAGCAGCCTGGGCAACCTGAGGCGGCATCAGCGCACCCATGGGGGGCCCCCCACTCCTCCCTGCCCGACCTGTGGCTTCCGCTGCTGTGCTCCACGTCCTGCCCGGCCTCCCAGTCCCACAGAGCAGGAGGGGGCAGTGCCTCGGCGACCCGAAG ATGCCCTGCTGCTTCCAGATCTGAGCCTCCATGTGTCACCAGGCGGTGCCAGCTTCCTGCCGGACTGTGGGCAGCTGCGGGGTGAAGGGGAAGGCCTGTGTGGGACTGGGTCAGAACCACTGCCAGAGCTGCTGTTCCCTTGGACCTGCCGGAACTGTGGGCAagagctggaggagggggagggcagtCGGCTGGGAGCAGCCACGTGTGGGCGCTGCATGCGTGGAGAGACTGGAGGTGGTGCCAGTgggggaccccagggccccagtgaCAAAGGCTTCGCCTGCAGCCTCTGCCCCTTTGCCACTCATTATCCCAACCACTTGGCTCGGCACATGAAGACGCACAGCGGTGAGAAGCCCTTCCGCTGTGCCCGTTGTCCCTACGCCTCTGCTCACCTGGACAACCTGAAACGGCACCAGCGCgtccacacaggagagaaaccctaCAAGTGCCCCCTCTGCCCCTATGCCTGTGGTAACCTGGCCAACCTCAAACGTCATGGTCGGATCCACTCTGGGGACAAACCTTTTCGGTGTAGCCTTTGCAACTACAGCTGCAATCAGAGTATGAACCTCAAACGCCACATGCTGCGGCATACAGGCGAGAAGCCCTTCCGCTGTGCCACCTGCGCCTATACCACGGGCCACTGGGACAACTACAAGCGCCACCAAAAGGTGCATGGCCATGGGGGGGCGGGAGGGcctggcctctctgcctctgaGGGCTGGGCCCCACCTCACAGTCCTCCCCCTGTTTTGAGCTCTCGGGGCCCAACAGCCCTGGGTGCCACCAGTAGCCGAGCTCTCCATTCAGACTCACCCTGA
- the PPM1G gene encoding protein phosphatase 1G isoform X1 gives MGAYLSQPNTVKCSGDGVGASRLPLPYGFSAMQGWRVSMEDAHNCIPELDSETAMFSVYDGHGGEEVALYCAKYLPDIIKDQKAYKEGKLQKALEDAFLAIDAKLTTEEVIKELAQIAGRPTEDEDEKEKVADEDDVDNEEAALLHEEATMTIEELLTRYGQNCHKGAPHSKSGAGTGEEPGSQGLNGEAGPEDPSRETSTEENGPTAKAHTGLSSNSECGTEAGQGGEPGTPTGEAGPSCSSASDKLPRVAKSKFFEDSEDESDEAEEEEEDSEECSEEEDGYSSEEAENEEDEDDTEEAEEDEEEEEMMVPGMEGKEEPGSDSGTTAVVALIRGKQLIVANAGDSRCVVSEAGKALDMSYDHKPEDEVELARIKNAGGKVTMDGRVNGGLNLSRAIGDHFYKRNKNLPPEEQMISALPDIKVLTLTDDHEFMVIACDGIWNVMSSQEVIDFIQSKISQRDENGELRLLSSIVEELLDQCLAPDTSGDGTGCDNMTCIIICFKPRNTAAPQLESGKRKLEEVLSTEGGEENGNSDKKKAKRD, from the exons CGCCATGCAAGGCTGGCGCGTCTCCATGGAG GATGCTCACAACTGTATTCCTGAGCTGGACAGTGAGACAGCCATGTTTTCTGTCTATGATGGACATGGAG GGGAGGAAGTTGCCTTGTACTGTGCCAAATATCTTCCTGATATCATCAAAGATCAGAAGGCCTACAAAGAAGGCAAGCTACAGAAG GCTTTGGAAGATGCCTTCTTGGCTATTGACGCCAAACTAACCACTGAGGAAGTCATTAAGGAACTGGCACAGATTGCAGGGCGACCCACTGAAGATgaggatgaaaaagaaaaggttgCTGATGAAGATGATG TGGACAATGAGGAGGCTGCACTGCTGCATGAAGAGGCTACCATGACTATTGAAGAGCTGCTGACACGCTACGGGCAGAACTGTCACAAGGGTGCTCCCCACAGCAAATCTGGAGCTGGGACAGGCGAGGAACCAGGGTCCCAGGGCCTCAATGGGGAGGCAGGACCTGAGGACCCATCTAGGGAAACTTCTACAGAGGAAAATGGCCCCACAGCCAAGGCTCACACAGGCCTTTCCTCCAACTCGGAATGTGGGACTGAGGCAGGCCAAGGTGGGGAGCCTGGCACTCCCACTGGTGAGGCTGGGCCTTCCTGCTCTTCAGCCTCCGACAAGCTGCCTCGAGTTGCTAAGTCCAAGTTCTTTGAGGACAGTGAGGATGAGTCAGATGAggcggaggaggaagaggaagacagcGAG GAATGCAGTGAGGAAGAAGATGGCTACAGCAGTGAAGAGGCAGAGAATGAGGAAGACGAGGATGACACTGAGGAGGCTGAAGAggatgaggaagaagaagagatgaTGGTGCCTGGGATGGAAGGCAAAGAGGAG cCTGGCTCTGACAGTGGTACAACAGCGGTGGTGGCTCTGATACGAGGGAAGCAGTTGATtgtagccaatgcaggagactcccgCTGTGTGGTGTCTGAGGCCGGCAAAGCTTTAGACATGTCCTATGACCACAAACCGGAGGATGAAGTGGAGCTAGCACGCATCAAGAATGCTGGAGGCAAGGTTACCATGGATGGGCGAGTCAACGGTGGCCTCAACCTCTCCAGAGCCATTG GAGACCACTTTTACAAGAGAAACAAGAACTTGCCACCAGAGGAACAAATGATTTCGGCCCTTCCTGACATCAAGGTGCTGACTCTCACAGACGATCATGAGTTCATGGTCATTGCCTGTGATGGCATATG GAATGTGATGAGCAGCCAGGAAGTTATAGACTTTATTCAATCGAAGATCAGCCAGCGCGATGAAAATGGGGAGCTTCGGTTACTGTCATCCATTGTGGAAGAG CTGCTGGATCAATGCCTGGCACCAGACACTTCTGGGGACGGTACAGGGTGTGACAACATGACCTGCATCATCATTTGCTTCAAGCCCCGAAACACAGCAGCGCCTCAGCTAGAGAGTGGCAAGCGGAAACTGGAGGAGGTGCTGTCTACCGAGGGgggtgaagaaaatggcaacagcgACAAGAAGAAGGCCAAGCGGGACTAG
- the PPM1G gene encoding protein phosphatase 1G isoform X2 encodes MFSVYDGHGGEEVALYCAKYLPDIIKDQKAYKEGKLQKALEDAFLAIDAKLTTEEVIKELAQIAGRPTEDEDEKEKVADEDDVDNEEAALLHEEATMTIEELLTRYGQNCHKGAPHSKSGAGTGEEPGSQGLNGEAGPEDPSRETSTEENGPTAKAHTGLSSNSECGTEAGQGGEPGTPTGEAGPSCSSASDKLPRVAKSKFFEDSEDESDEAEEEEEDSEECSEEEDGYSSEEAENEEDEDDTEEAEEDEEEEEMMVPGMEGKEEPGSDSGTTAVVALIRGKQLIVANAGDSRCVVSEAGKALDMSYDHKPEDEVELARIKNAGGKVTMDGRVNGGLNLSRAIGDHFYKRNKNLPPEEQMISALPDIKVLTLTDDHEFMVIACDGIWNVMSSQEVIDFIQSKISQRDENGELRLLSSIVEELLDQCLAPDTSGDGTGCDNMTCIIICFKPRNTAAPQLESGKRKLEEVLSTEGGEENGNSDKKKAKRD; translated from the exons ATGTTTTCTGTCTATGATGGACATGGAG GGGAGGAAGTTGCCTTGTACTGTGCCAAATATCTTCCTGATATCATCAAAGATCAGAAGGCCTACAAAGAAGGCAAGCTACAGAAG GCTTTGGAAGATGCCTTCTTGGCTATTGACGCCAAACTAACCACTGAGGAAGTCATTAAGGAACTGGCACAGATTGCAGGGCGACCCACTGAAGATgaggatgaaaaagaaaaggttgCTGATGAAGATGATG TGGACAATGAGGAGGCTGCACTGCTGCATGAAGAGGCTACCATGACTATTGAAGAGCTGCTGACACGCTACGGGCAGAACTGTCACAAGGGTGCTCCCCACAGCAAATCTGGAGCTGGGACAGGCGAGGAACCAGGGTCCCAGGGCCTCAATGGGGAGGCAGGACCTGAGGACCCATCTAGGGAAACTTCTACAGAGGAAAATGGCCCCACAGCCAAGGCTCACACAGGCCTTTCCTCCAACTCGGAATGTGGGACTGAGGCAGGCCAAGGTGGGGAGCCTGGCACTCCCACTGGTGAGGCTGGGCCTTCCTGCTCTTCAGCCTCCGACAAGCTGCCTCGAGTTGCTAAGTCCAAGTTCTTTGAGGACAGTGAGGATGAGTCAGATGAggcggaggaggaagaggaagacagcGAG GAATGCAGTGAGGAAGAAGATGGCTACAGCAGTGAAGAGGCAGAGAATGAGGAAGACGAGGATGACACTGAGGAGGCTGAAGAggatgaggaagaagaagagatgaTGGTGCCTGGGATGGAAGGCAAAGAGGAG cCTGGCTCTGACAGTGGTACAACAGCGGTGGTGGCTCTGATACGAGGGAAGCAGTTGATtgtagccaatgcaggagactcccgCTGTGTGGTGTCTGAGGCCGGCAAAGCTTTAGACATGTCCTATGACCACAAACCGGAGGATGAAGTGGAGCTAGCACGCATCAAGAATGCTGGAGGCAAGGTTACCATGGATGGGCGAGTCAACGGTGGCCTCAACCTCTCCAGAGCCATTG GAGACCACTTTTACAAGAGAAACAAGAACTTGCCACCAGAGGAACAAATGATTTCGGCCCTTCCTGACATCAAGGTGCTGACTCTCACAGACGATCATGAGTTCATGGTCATTGCCTGTGATGGCATATG GAATGTGATGAGCAGCCAGGAAGTTATAGACTTTATTCAATCGAAGATCAGCCAGCGCGATGAAAATGGGGAGCTTCGGTTACTGTCATCCATTGTGGAAGAG CTGCTGGATCAATGCCTGGCACCAGACACTTCTGGGGACGGTACAGGGTGTGACAACATGACCTGCATCATCATTTGCTTCAAGCCCCGAAACACAGCAGCGCCTCAGCTAGAGAGTGGCAAGCGGAAACTGGAGGAGGTGCTGTCTACCGAGGGgggtgaagaaaatggcaacagcgACAAGAAGAAGGCCAAGCGGGACTAG